The following coding sequences are from one Musa acuminata AAA Group cultivar baxijiao chromosome BXJ2-4, Cavendish_Baxijiao_AAA, whole genome shotgun sequence window:
- the LOC103980353 gene encoding uncharacterized protein At1g01500, whose product MESCDPATMDQPSSPGRKIILHPLYVPKSPPWFDLRVFYVRVSNCQIDESTPEHLTVHHIPLTPDTILEVNGRRSSIYSDYVSSSLRRDRVDKRAEEATFVSTDSIRMTGSIRFEVYDRDCLVLAGILELCNSNGFSGDTKKHNKKWSMNCQSVILTGMSFLKNKQIMSVEINLPMIEVYVAGLFSGAPIVLTKTLQLGFLKKHQMKVMLDSIPEDDTMELKKEMASEDGFELSEYGGYNQETDLDMDYNEMYTKAEYLEGEDGELLWFNAGVRVGVGIGLGVCLGIGIGVGLLVRTYQAATRNFKRRLG is encoded by the exons ATGGAGAGTTGTGATCCTGCCACTATGGATCAGCCATCCAGTCCTGGTCGGAAGATTATCCTGCACCCCCTCTATGTTCCAAAGTCACCACCTTGGTTTGATCTGAGGGTATTTTATGTAAGGGTGAGCAATTGCCAGATTGATGAATCAACTCCTGAGCATCTTACAGTTCATCACATTCCGCTTACTCCCGACACCATCCTCGAAGTGAATGGTAGAAGAAGTAGCATTTACTCTGATTATGTTTCTTCTTCACTTCGAAGGGATAGGGTTGATAAGAGAGCGGAAGAAGCTACATTTGTTAGCACAGATAGCATTAGGATGACTGGAAGTATCAGATTTGAGGTCTATGATAGAGATTGTCTAGTGCTTGCTGGTATCCTGGAACTGTGTAATTCTAATGGTTTTAGTGGGGACACAAAGAAACACAACAAAAAGTGGAGCATGAATTGTCAATCTGTAATTTTGACTGGCATGAGCTTTCTAAAGAACAAACAGATTATGAGTGTGGAGATTAATTTGCCTATGATTGAGGTATACGTTGCTGGTCTTTTCTCTGGTGCTCCCATTGTCTTGACCAAGACTCTTCAGCTTGGTTTTCTTAAGAAGCATCAGATGAAGGTTATGCTGGATTCCATTCCAGAGGATGATACAATGGAACTGAAGAAAGAAATGGCATCTGAGGATGGTTTTGAG TTATCAGAATACGGAGGCTACAACCAAGAAACTGATCTGGACATGGATTACAACGAAATGTACACAAAAGCTGAATATTTGGAAGGAGAAGATGGCGAACTTTTGTGGTTCAATGCTGGAGTGAGAGTTGGTGTGGGGATCGGCCTCGGTGTCTGCCTTGGTATCGGAATAGGAGTTGGCTTGTTAGTCCGCACCTACCAAGCCGCCACCCGAAACTTCAAGAGGCGACTCGGCTGA
- the LOC135609387 gene encoding glutaredoxin-like, which yields MALVKAKQIVSSNPVVVFSKSYCPYCTRVKQLLTQLGAKYKAIELDVESDGPQIQEALAEWTGQRTVPNVFVGGKHIGGCDNTMASHGKGELVPLLVDAGAVVARAAYRVV from the exons ATGGCTCTCGTCAAGGCTAAGCAAATCGTTTCATCCAACCCCGTCGTTGTCTTCAG CAAGTCATACTGCCCATACTGCACAAGGGTTAAGCAGTTGCTAACACAATTGGGGGCCAAGTACAAAGCAATTGAGTTGGATGTTGAGA GTGATGGGCCTCAAATACAAGAAGCATTGGCAGAATGGACTGGGCAGAGAACTGTTCCAAATGTTTTTGTTGGTGGGAAACATATTGGTGGCTGTGATA ATACCATGGCGAGTCACGGTAAAGGCGAGCTGGTCCCTCTGCTAGTTGATGCTGGTGCCGTTGTTGCTCGTGCAGCATATCGCGTTGTTTAA
- the LOC135608874 gene encoding protein DROOPING LEAF-like → MDLVSPTEHLCYVRCTYCNTVLAVGVPCKRLMDTVTVKCGHCNHLSFLSPRPLVQSPSPTDYEMGLQGPCTECLRGQPLPPPPSSSSEQMIQKPTYVVKPPEKKHRMPSAYNRFMKEEIQRIKAAKPDIPHREAFSMAAKNWAKCDPRCSTIASISGNSKLPSVPQVESSCPTIESSKVYKQMEQKD, encoded by the exons ATGGATTTGGTCTCTCCCACTGAGCACTTGTGCTACGTCCGCTGCACCTACTGCAACACAGTTCTTGCG GTTGGAGTTCCATGCAAGAGGCTGATGGACACAGTCACCGTGAAATGTGGTCACTGTAACCATCTCTCCTTCCTCAGCCCCAGACCCTTGGTGCAGTCCCCGAGCCCCACCGACTATGAGATGGGTCTTCAG GGTCCTTGCACTGAATGCCTGAGGGGCCAACCTTTGCCACCACCACCATCAAGTTCAAGTGAACAAATGATCCAGAAACCAACATACGTCGTCAAAC CTCCTGAGAAGAAACACAGGATGCCTTCGGCCTATAATCGCTTCATGAA GGAGGAAATACAACGAATCAAAGCAGCTAAGCCGGATATTCCTCACCGAGAAGCTTTTAGCATGGCTGCTAAGAAT TGGGCTAAATGTGATCCTCGTTGCTCAACCATCGCTTCGATCTCTGGTAACAGTAAACTGCCTTCCGTTCCTCAAGTG GAAAGCAGTTGCCCCACCATAGAAAGCTCCAAGGTTTACAAGCAAATGGAACAAAAGGATTAG